A segment of the Elaeis guineensis isolate ETL-2024a chromosome 6, EG11, whole genome shotgun sequence genome:
ACAGATATTGTTGACATATAGAAAgagtaaaaaagaaaaagattatatTGCATTATGTTGAGCTGTCGACAAACAAATCATGTTCTAGGTATTAGAATGGTGGGGGTTCTGTTAGTTTTGTCATCTCTTGCACTTCTTTTATCCAATATATTAACTATGCCGATGCTGTAATAGTATTGACGTACAGTGCACACTGCATGATGTATAGATGTCGCCTAAGTTCGACTTTGAGCGCACTCCACACCATCTGGACATGCATCATACAATGCTTGTAGATGTCTTTGCTAGATAGGCTCTAGTTGCTCCAAGATTGCTGTCTATGTTTTCTTTAGCAGCGGATAAACTTTAACCCAGATGTGTTTAGCACAATCGAGCCAGAAGTGGAATACATCGTCGGTAATGTACGGCATATCCGCAGTTATGTAATTGCATTCCTAATTGAGCTAATAGAGTAGTCAAGCTGGGGAAACAAATTTAGGAATGTGATGAATGCATCATGCATGTAGGCTGCACGTATGCATCACATTACACCATTGTACTACATGAATTACAAGTTGGTGTGGAACTAAGTTCAAAATCCTTGTCTTTGAACAATGAACATGCTTCTCAAGATGATAGAGGTTTCTGAGGAAGTGGAGAAGTCTTTTTAAACAACTCTGGAACTACACTACCTTTTTCTTTAAGAGAAATGGAACCGAAAGAATAAGGAGTTTTTCCATCACACCACATGAAGCAGTATTTTGAATAAGAATCAATTTGTTGGAAGCCTAAAAAACAAGAAGTTGATTACTTTTCAAAGTCAGAAACTGGCACCTTTCAATCTTGGAAGATTAGCAGATAACAGCTCAATGTTAAATTAGAAACTTAAAAGGAGTTGGAACCTTCAAAACATgcaagattaaacttgatgaggCAAGCTTCATCGGCATAGTTATTATTTACTCTTCGATCTAAGCAAATTGAAGCTTGCAGAACCATTTTTTTGGCTTTACTTCTCTTTTTAGTAGATTTCAAGTTTCGGTCAGATCTATATGAGTGGGTTTCTATCTGGACGCATGGATTGCCATCATGTGTTTTTGTCACGTTCTATAATGAGGAGTGAGAGACTACTCTAGCACCTCCTCAGTTCTTAATTTCTTTGATTCATAGCTGTGTCTCTGATACATGTAGAGGTGATCCACATGCTATATATACCCTAAGACCTCTCCGAATGTTAGAATAAAAGCAGACCTTTAATTTATTCcctcaaaaagagaaaaaagaggattTTTTCACAATTGCTTGCTTCTGATGATCATAATTTTGGCTGCCATAGTTTGTTAGGAATCAAGTTACACAGGGTGCTCTGCAGATTGATGTAGACCTGTTTAACTTACATTTCCTCTGGTTAACTATAACTGAGCTCAGACATTAggatatttttgaaaatgcaGAGTCAGTACCTGGATATGAAGGGCGTAGTGAGGAAATGGCATCATAATAAATATCAGAATTTGAAGCCTAAAATGTCATAGCCATGTCAGAATGTCGTTTATATATTGTTACACCAATAAGATGCCTTTATATCAATCTTGAGCAACAGTTGAACTGAGTGTTTTTCTTGGAAAGCACGTGTAGATTGTATATATTTACATAGGCTAACACCATATATGCACCAAACAACGCAAAAGGCATCCTATGGAACaatataaaattcaaattttgaaaatgtaTATTTATACGCTAACCATATTTTTAATATCTTCTGCTACATTTACATGTACGACACCATAAGATACCATGGCAGTTTAATACTCGAGCGGATCTACTTTGGATCTAATCAGAGCAAATAATTTTTTGTGAAGCTTCTATACAAACTTATGGATAGAGAAGTCATTGGTATGAATTCTAAGCTAGGTCCAAGGCTTCTGACAAGAGATCAGTTAAACAAACCATTGGCGGTCGAAGGAATCAATAAATTAGCTGAGCATTTACTAAATAATATTACAGTAATTTTCTTGTATCTGGAttccttggatttttttttccttaaaagtCTCCTGTCTTCTTCATGTTtcattacaaaataatattttccCAATTTTAGCGATTATTGTTTATCTTTTGCTCCTCAGATTACTGCTCAACACTTGAAGGCGATGAGTCCTACAGCTGTTGGAGGGCCTACTTCGAACTTAAAGATCTCGAGGTAACTTCAGTTGCCAAGTTGTGGAATGTTCTGTGTGATTGTGACCTCATCGTGGCTCTTCATTTATTTTGTTTTCCTGGGTTGATTACAGAAGGAGATGCCAAAAGAAGATGTGGAGAAGCTGGTGAGGCAAGCTGGTGGAGTGAAGTCCCTAATCGACTGTTTACATGGGATCACAGCAATGCAgaagaagaaagataaagaagtcCGAAATCCCACATCATTAAAATCAGAGACACAAAGGGAAAGACCTTTCCCTGTGCCTGATGGACTACCCAAGACCGctgaagagctggaagaagaagaaaaagctagAATGCCGGACTCTCCTTTCACCAGGCTTCTTAGAAGGAGGGGTAGACTTCCTGCATGGTATACACAACCCCCAGATCATGAAACCGATTGAAGTGTTCCTTGTGTTAGTGACTGAATCATTGTATATAAACTTGTCCATGTATATGTTTTTGCCTCTTAAAGTTGGGGTCCTTGTGGGTCTAGAGAGGTAGTGAGTATATATTTTTCATGTGAAGTGCTCAGAAAACCAGGTAATATTTTGTTTTCTGTATAAAGGCTACCTTATCTGGCTAATATGAATTTATTTTGGTGCGCAACTCTACAGCTGCGGATTCAGGTTGGTCCAGCATCTAGAATGAAAATGTCTTGTTTTGTACCGTCCTCGACCTAGtgaattattatgaatgatatacTTGGTTGTTACTTTCTGGTGATCATCACCCATAGCACTTGGAAGTTTGATCAAGTTTTTTCTGTTCAAATTAGAATATGTGTCTGTGTTTGAGTCTATTGGGCCTCCTGTCCCTGCTGATAATGTCTAGTGGGATTTGCAAAGCAAATCTTGAACATTGAAGATTGTTCACTATGTGGCCACCCTGGCTCTTAAATTGGTTTTAAGGATTGTTTTATTAGTTAAGCATTTGTTATttcacaaaacaacaaaagagcaTTTGTCTCTACGTAATTGAAAAGATCTGGTGTTAAAAAGAATGTTAAGTAGTTCGTGATTGATGGAATTATGAGTACGTACAAAAGTATTCCTCAAAATGATCAAGAAGTTTTTCTTGAATGAGGCGCGTGTAACAGCCCAGTTAATTTGGGCTCTTGGACTCGATCTAAAATGAGTGGGCCCAAAGATTCATAacggaaaaaagaagaagactcgATTAAAAGAGAAAGAAGACTCCAGTTCATGGTGCGTGTAATAGTCCAGTTAATGTGGGCTTTTGGACCCGGTCTAAAATGAGTGAGGCCAAAGACTCATGatggaaaggaagaagaagaccctGATTAAAGAAGGAAGAGGACTCCTAATCCGAATCTTCTTTCCTTTCGATTCCATCAAGATCGAGGCAGAAAGGAGTCCCTATTAGGTTAGAAACCCATCTATAAAGCCCTCTTCCCCTCCCCTTAGGCCCTCACCATGGATTGATTGGGAGATCATCGAGAATCTAGAGGGATTTCTCAAGGTATTCTCCATATGTTGTGGATGGAAAAAGGATTGCTGGAGTTCTCTTTAGCCGTCGAGCAAGGTAAGCTcccttccctcttttttttttttttttatttttcagttgcTCGCTCGTTACCGGTGAGTAACGGCAAGCCAcctatttttattcaaaacaaggCAGTCCTTTTTTTGTTGTTCCACCAGTTGCCGCCAGCAACAACCACCAACAAGAGCCATCGCTGGGGCTGCGGCTTCGCCACCACTGAGAGCTGCTGGCCGGCCCTCGGTCTTCCATGGCTGGGTGTGGAAGAGGTAGAAGTGGAGGATAAAACCCATGCtttagaagagaagaagagaagaagaagaattcttctttctcttctttgatttataataattaaataaattatttaattaattacttatttatttattctctTCAGATAGATTATGGAGAATTCAAaaggaaaaaattttgaaatggggGGTAGGACTCGATGAACTCTGATAGAGGATTCTAAAaaactaatttgatttattttgtaacattaatttaaaaatatatgagaGCAATCCATCAGACAGAAAGACATCAAGTAGGATTTTGACATCTAGAATATAATTTAGTGAGTTCAATTTATCACTGATTGAGGTAAAAATCCCTGTATATAATcaccatatatatatacacacacacacatacatacactatTTTATTGTTGAAATTGTATCGTTGTTTTGGACTGTTGGATTAATGTTGATGGATTTGTTATGTTTGAAATGCTATTAGTCATGATATAATTTTTTAGcatgaatatattatatattaactaCACATGTGtatcatgttaggatttgatacctcgagattcgatccacattgagtcTACAGCAACGTCCGCaacgacgaacggagtccaacaagcctaagatcacctcaaacagaTTTCGGATGATCAAGATATACTCGATTGAAGTTGGCACGAAGTCCGGAGTAGTGGAGGACCGGTGGAGCAATGGTGGCGCATGGCCCAGCATGCAGAATGCATCCCAGGCCCAGACGCTCGCTCGGGGGTGCGGCCTAGGCCCAGGCGCACATGCATGGTGCGGCCCAAGCCCACGCGCACGCGCACGTGGGGGCAGGCGCGTGAtatcccgatccatggtggattggGCAGTGCACAGGCGGGCACGTGGACCGCGAGAccatttttcctctatttctcgCAGTCCACCATAGATTGGACGCTGTTTCCCGGCGTTTCCCGCTGTCCATGGATTATTCCGTGGACCGATGCATGATCGAGTGGCTTAAGGAGCTGCCAGTCATGATCCGATGATTCTGGGAGTTTTCTGGGTGCTGTAGGAGTCCCTATTCCTATTGTTTCACgaatttaagcctttaaaaggctctGTTCCATGAACAGAAGTGGTTGTGCACGGCTTTGATCGGCGAAGAACCCATTGTTCGGCAGAAAACCCGAGAACAGAGGCGACACGGCATCGAGAGGAGCAAGAGCAGGGCTTCTAGACAGTGGACAGCGATCGCTTTAGATGTTTaggggggtcttcctagagagagagcttttatgagggagaattttttgtgagggagagattgggtgtacgaaAGTTAagggtgtgatcttctcttataatttttctcttttctcatagtgaaatttGTATGCCCCATAGAGGCGagtccttttttggctgatccacgtatttgattgtttctattttatttcttctttcttcctgctgtgacacacggtatcgaaaagatcttgagaggtggtgttctggccagacatccaccaacaagtggtatcagagcgaggcagtatcaagatgcagattgcagcggtggtgagcaagattgaagatggagaagataggatcaatcaagatggagatcaataaatttgatgaaaagagcaatttctccttgtgacagacaagggtgaagaacgtgctcatccaacaaggattgatcgatgctctcttgtgcgaagaGAAGCCAACGACCATGGAGGTGCTGGATTGGAGGAGGCTCCAGATGCAGACAGTGAGTATGATCCGCTTGTACctgcagatgaggtggtgatccatgtacttggCGAGACTTTTTCAATGgtgttgtggtcgaagctcgaagagttatacatgacaaaatctctcaccaacactctcttcctctggaggtagttctactaGCTGCGGATGATTGGGGGACAGAGCGTATAGGAGCATCAAGCCACTTCCAAAAAATTCTCAcagacctcctcagcattggcgaaaAAGTTGAGAAGAAAACCagggtgctggtcttgctagtGTCACTccctccttcgtatgagtccttggtgactgctcttctagtggagaaaggCACCATCAAGATTGACGAGGTCATCGTGGTAAGTCTCCAGAATaaagttctcaggagggagaatccagctttgaCTTCAAACGGctgtagctcagctttggtggtttctggaggagcagaaggTGGTAGACagcgataggagatcgcgacgagggcggtccaagtccagaatgaggaacttgagcaagatcagatgttactagtatgacgagttggggcatctagccagagattacttTCAACTCAGAGATCAGatgagggctactgcagcgacggccagtagcgatttagaaggagatgtcctggagatatctgatgaggtatttacttctttccagcagtggattttagattctgcatgcacctatcatgtatattgtagag
Coding sequences within it:
- the LOC105060016 gene encoding CCG-binding protein 1; protein product: MLRSVAIRVPSSSFAARFLVETDAVDLSQARPRRSSVGCNAQRSDASIPKLEPFSRSRIDRLIKEPSFLQKCENDLTDYCSTLEGDESYSCWRAYFELKDLEKEMPKEDVEKLVRQAGGVKSLIDCLHGITAMQKKKDKEVRNPTSLKSETQRERPFPVPDGLPKTAEELEEEEKARMPDSPFTRLLRRRGRLPAWYTQPPDHETD